The Desulfovibrio piger DNA segment GATGGGCGGCAAACAGGTCGGCCAGCTCGTAGCCCTTGATACCCTTGGGATACCCGGGGTAGTTCTCCAGGGCCTCGGTCTGCAGGATCTGTCCTCCGGCTGCCATCTTCTCAAAAAGGATGACGGAGCAGCCGGAACGGACGAGATACAGCGCCGCCGTCACCCCGGCAGGGCCACTGCCTATGACTGCAGCATCGAAGGAGCTCATGCCAGGGCCTTGGTCTGCAGGATGTTGACGATGGCGTCCTTGTTGACGGCACCGGTCACCTGGTCGATGGCCTGGCCATTCTTGAACAGCATCAGGGTCGGGATGGCGCGGATACCGAATTTGGTGGGCGTCGCCGGGTTTTCGTCAACGTTCATCTTGACGATGCGGACCTTGCCTTCGTACTCGGCAGCCAGTTCATCGATGATGGGGCCCACAGCGCGGCAGGGACCGCACCAGGGGGCCCAGAAGTCCAGCAGGACAGGGATATCGGAATTCAGGACAACGCTATCGAAAGTGGCATCAGAAATCTGTTCGGCCATAGTGTCTCTCCTTAGAAAATAAGCAAATTCCCGTCACAGGCGGACGGATCCCGCCATCGCAGATGAGCTGCCACGGCTGCCAAAAGATTAGTTGCCTCAACCGCCACTGTCAAGACGGTGACACAAAAACGGTGACAAATATCTAGAGTTCCCGAAAAAACATATCGTCCGGGATCGCCTTGCCCCGCGGGATGGTCTCCATGCGCAGATCATGCTGCCAGCCTTCCCTGGCGATGAGCCAGGAGGCATAGGCCACCATGGCGGCGTTGTCCGTACACAGGGCACGGCCGGGCATGATGGTATGGCCGCCCCGTTTTTCCATCAGCTGTGCCATACGCTCACGCAGCAGACTGTTGGCGGCAACGCCTCCGGCCATGATCAGCAGATCCAGATCGGGGTTGGCGGCAAGCGCCCGCTCCACCTTGGTGGCGATGGTCTCCACCACGGCCAGATTGAAAGAGGCGCAGCAATCCTTCAAAGCCTGGGGGGCATCTGCCGTATCCTGCAAGGGATGCGGCCAAGGCTGGTCAGGCAGCACCTGGTGCACATAGCTGGTCACGGCGGTCTTCAGACCGCTGAAGCTGAAATCCAGATTGTCGTTGTCCAGATACGGACGCGGGAACAGACGGGCATCCGCCCTGCCCTGCCGGGCCAGGGCATCCATCAGTTTGCCGCCGGGATAGGCCAGCCCCAGGATCTTTCCGACCTTATCAAAGGCCTCACCTGCCGCGTCATCCAGCGTCTTGCCCAGGACGATGCAGCGGGAAGGCGATTCCATGCGATAGATATGCGTATGCCCGCCGGAGACCAGCAATCCCAGCGCGGGGAAGCGCAGTTCGTTCTCCAGCCCTGCGGCCAGCAGATGCGCATGCAGGTGATTGACCCCCAAAAAGCGGGCCCCGCACCCCAGCGCCAGTGCCTTGGCAAAGGCAACGCCTACCAGCAGGCTGCCCAGCAGGCCGGGCCCCCGGGATACAGCCACCACATCCAGATCGGACGGACGCAGGTCAAGGCGCTGCATGAGCTGGTCGAAGAGCGTCCCCAGATAGCGGTAATGCTCGCGGGAAGCCAGTTCAGGGACGACGCCCCCGAACAGGGCATGGATATCCGCCTGGCTGGCCAGGACGGCATCCAGCAGGACACCGTCCCGGACCACCGCCAGTGCGGTCTCATCACAGGAACTTTCAATGCCGAGGCACAGCAAGGTCTTCTCCCACTCGGACTAGTCCGGATACTTGGCGTAGATGGCCTCCACAGCCTCCACGTCACGGGCCGAACCGATGTACAGGGGCGTACGGGCGTGCAGGGTCTCGGGGCGACGCTCAAGGATACGGCGACGACCGTCGCTGGCCTTGCCGCCGGCCTGTTCGGCCAGGAACGCCAGCGGGGCGGCTTCGCACATCATGCGCAGTTTGCCGTTGGGCTTGTTCTTGTCCGGCGGATACAGATAGATGCCGCCGTACAGCAGCGTGCGGTGGAAGTCGGCCACCAGCGAGCCCACATAACGGGCGGAATAATCCTTGCCTTCCGGGCTCTTGCAGGTATGGAACCATTCGACGGCCTCACGCGCGGGCTCGTCCCAGTTGTTCCGGTTGCCTTCATTGACGGAATAGATGTGACCCTGCTCCGGGATGCGCATATCAGGATGGGAAAGCAGGAATTCCCCGACGCCGGGGTCCAGTGTGAAGCCATGCACCCCCTGACCGGTACTGAACACCAGCATGGTGGACGGGCCGTACAGGATATAGCCCGCGGCCACCTGCTGGATGCCGGGCTGCAGGACTTCTTCCAGGGAGACTTCACCGGTGCTGCCCGCAGGACGGCGCAGGATGGAAAAGATGGTGCCCACATTGATGTTGACGTCGATATTGGACGAACCATCGAGGGGGTCGAAGATCAGGATATAATCGCCGCGGGGAAATTCCGGTCCCACGCGCACCAGCTCCGGCTCTTCCTCGGAGCCCATGGCGCACAGGGCGCCGCAGCGTTCCATGCGGTAGAGCAGGATGCGATTGGCGATGCTGTCCATCTTCTGCACGTTCTCGCCCTGGACGTTCACCTCGCCCGTGCCGCCGAGGATATCCAGCAGACCGGCCTTGTTGATCCGGCGGGAGATGGTCTTCCCCGACAGGATCAGGTCATACAAAAGACCGGTGAACTGGCCGGTAGCCTGGGGAGAGCGCTTTTGATGCAGCAGAAGATGTTCGGTAACGGTAATGTCGGCCATGAAAAGCCTCCTTACACTGGATATGAAAGCGTGTGCGCCGCCGAAGCGGCGCACACTGCGTGATTGCTGTCAAAGACTACCTGGGACCGAAGGGACTGGGGCGCCCGCCCGGCAGCAGGGCCGGACGTCTGGGCTCTGAAGGCTCTTCGGCTGCCGGCGCTTCCGCAGGCGTTTCGGAAGCTGCGGGCTTGGCGGCAGCCGGAGCCTCGGGGGCAGCCGTTTCTGCTGCGGGAGCCGTATCGGCAGCGGACTCAGCCGGAGCTGCCGGGGCAGCGGTATCCGCTCCGCCCTGCTCGGCTGCCGGCTTGGCAGCGCCCCGAGGACCAAAGGGACTGGGCATGCGCACCTGCGGCGCGGGCGCGGTCTCTTCAGGCAGTTCGGGCACCGTGAGCGCCTCATCGGGGATGACGAGCCGTCTGCGCGGACGCGGCTTCACGTTCTCGCCGGCCAGCGGCCGTTCACGCACGCGGGAAGGAGCCGGAGCGCTTTCCTGCGGCGGCTGGACGATGCTGGAGCCCGGAGCCACATCCTGCGGCGGCATGCCGCCGGCATCACCGTAACCCTCAACGGCATCTTCGGAAGCACCGAAGGCGGGCGTCGTCTTGCTGCTGTCCTTCTTGCGTTCGGGCATGGGCGGCGGAGGAAGCTTTTCCTTTTCCTTGGGGAAGAAGGGCAGGCCCTGATCCACGCTGCCGTTCCCCTGCGGGAAGGTGCCGGATTCCGCCACGGCAAAGACCAGCGGCAGGTTGCCCAGATAGCGCACCATGTAATAGAAGCTCCCCGTCGCGTTGGAGCAGGTGCCGGAAGAGCTTTTGGTGACTGCTTCTTCCCAGTTCACCGAAGCGAGCGGGGTCGCCGCATAGTCATACTTGCCGGGCCAAAGCAGCGCCTGAGGGCTGAGGATGACCATGTCCTGGGGATTGCCGGAATACTGCACCAGGTTGCGCATGTCGAAATAGGCCACGACGATGCCGAGGAAATCC contains these protein-coding regions:
- the fbp gene encoding class 1 fructose-bisphosphatase → MADITVTEHLLLHQKRSPQATGQFTGLLYDLILSGKTISRRINKAGLLDILGGTGEVNVQGENVQKMDSIANRILLYRMERCGALCAMGSEEEPELVRVGPEFPRGDYILIFDPLDGSSNIDVNINVGTIFSILRRPAGSTGEVSLEEVLQPGIQQVAAGYILYGPSTMLVFSTGQGVHGFTLDPGVGEFLLSHPDMRIPEQGHIYSVNEGNRNNWDEPAREAVEWFHTCKSPEGKDYSARYVGSLVADFHRTLLYGGIYLYPPDKNKPNGKLRMMCEAAPLAFLAEQAGGKASDGRRRILERRPETLHARTPLYIGSARDVEAVEAIYAKYPD
- the tsaD gene encoding tRNA (adenosine(37)-N6)-threonylcarbamoyltransferase complex transferase subunit TsaD, producing the protein MLCLGIESSCDETALAVVRDGVLLDAVLASQADIHALFGGVVPELASREHYRYLGTLFDQLMQRLDLRPSDLDVVAVSRGPGLLGSLLVGVAFAKALALGCGARFLGVNHLHAHLLAAGLENELRFPALGLLVSGGHTHIYRMESPSRCIVLGKTLDDAAGEAFDKVGKILGLAYPGGKLMDALARQGRADARLFPRPYLDNDNLDFSFSGLKTAVTSYVHQVLPDQPWPHPLQDTADAPQALKDCCASFNLAVVETIATKVERALAANPDLDLLIMAGGVAANSLLRERMAQLMEKRGGHTIMPGRALCTDNAAMVAYASWLIAREGWQHDLRMETIPRGKAIPDDMFFREL
- the trxA gene encoding thioredoxin; the encoded protein is MAEQISDATFDSVVLNSDIPVLLDFWAPWCGPCRAVGPIIDELAAEYEGKVRIVKMNVDENPATPTKFGIRAIPTLMLFKNGQAIDQVTGAVNKDAIVNILQTKALA